One Micromonospora eburnea genomic region harbors:
- a CDS encoding DNA polymerase Y family protein — translation MSGTPVRTLLLWCPDWPVLAAEIVDGVPATGPVAVLHANRVVACSERARAEGVRRGLRKREAQGRCPQLTVVDHDPGRDARAFEPVVAAVEEVAVGVEVIRPGACALAARGPTRYLGGEEAAAERIVEHVAQSCAVESQVGIADGVFAAGLAAREGRIVPPGGTPEFLAALPVEALGRPALADLLRRLGVRTLGDFAALPGGDVLARFGFDGALAHRLAAGRDHRPLAVRQPPADLAVTAGYDDPLDRVDAAAFAARALAEQLHERLAAYGLACTRLGIEAVTAHGQELHRVWRHDGLLTAVAIADRVRWQLDGWLSGGTGRGGTRPARPTAGIIRLRLVPDGVLAQAGLQPGLWGETGEERERAHRALSRVQGILGPEAVVTAVLGGGRSPADQVRLVPWGDERLPARPGPPPLPAGSTDEAAPQAGVVRSGGVAAVPPWPGRLPPPAPAVVLPTPLLAAVHDAAGEPVGVSARLAVSAAPARLVVGTGRPAEIVGWAGPWPVDERWWAPAEARRRARFQVCLADGAALLLAVEAGQWLVEAIYD, via the coding sequence ATGAGCGGTACGCCGGTGCGGACCCTGCTGCTCTGGTGCCCGGACTGGCCGGTCCTCGCCGCCGAGATCGTCGACGGGGTGCCCGCCACCGGGCCGGTCGCGGTGCTGCACGCCAACCGGGTGGTCGCCTGTTCCGAGCGGGCCCGCGCCGAGGGCGTACGCCGGGGGCTGCGCAAGCGGGAGGCGCAGGGGCGCTGCCCGCAGCTCACCGTCGTCGACCACGACCCGGGCCGGGACGCCCGGGCGTTCGAGCCGGTGGTGGCCGCCGTCGAGGAGGTGGCCGTCGGGGTGGAGGTGATCCGCCCCGGGGCCTGCGCGTTGGCCGCCCGGGGGCCGACCCGCTACCTCGGCGGGGAGGAGGCGGCAGCCGAGCGGATCGTCGAGCACGTCGCCCAGAGCTGCGCGGTGGAGAGCCAGGTCGGGATCGCCGACGGGGTCTTCGCCGCCGGGCTGGCCGCCCGGGAAGGGCGGATCGTGCCGCCCGGCGGGACCCCGGAGTTCCTGGCCGCGCTGCCCGTCGAGGCGCTCGGCCGGCCCGCCCTGGCCGACCTGCTGCGTCGGCTCGGGGTGCGTACCCTCGGTGACTTCGCCGCGTTGCCCGGCGGCGACGTGCTGGCCCGGTTCGGCTTCGACGGGGCGCTGGCCCACCGGCTCGCCGCCGGTCGGGACCACCGGCCGCTCGCGGTCCGACAGCCGCCGGCCGACCTGGCGGTCACCGCCGGGTACGACGACCCGCTCGACCGGGTCGACGCCGCGGCGTTCGCCGCCCGGGCGCTGGCCGAGCAGCTGCACGAGCGGCTCGCCGCGTACGGGCTGGCCTGCACCCGGCTCGGCATCGAGGCGGTCACCGCGCACGGGCAGGAACTGCACCGGGTCTGGCGGCACGACGGCCTGCTCACCGCCGTGGCCATCGCCGACCGGGTCCGCTGGCAGTTGGACGGGTGGCTCTCCGGCGGCACCGGCCGGGGCGGCACCCGCCCGGCCCGCCCCACCGCCGGGATCATCCGGTTGCGGCTGGTGCCGGACGGGGTGCTCGCCCAGGCCGGCCTGCAACCCGGGCTGTGGGGGGAGACCGGGGAGGAGCGGGAGCGGGCGCACCGCGCGCTGAGCCGGGTGCAGGGCATCCTCGGCCCCGAGGCGGTGGTCACCGCCGTGCTCGGTGGCGGGCGTTCCCCGGCCGACCAGGTGCGTCTGGTTCCGTGGGGCGACGAACGGCTGCCCGCCCGCCCCGGCCCACCGCCGCTGCCCGCCGGCTCAACGGACGAGGCGGCCCCGCAGGCTGGGGTGGTGCGGTCGGGTGGGGTGGCGGCGGTTCCGCCGTGGCCGGGGCGGCTACCGCCGCCCGCGCCGGCCGTGGTGCTGCCGACCCCGCTCCTCGCCGCCGTGCACGACGCCGCCGGTGAGCCGGTCGGGGTCAGCGCCCGGCTGGCGGTGAGCGCCGCGCCCGCGCGGCTGGTCGTCGGCACCGGCCGGCCGGCCGAGATCGTCGGCTGGGCCGGCCCGTGGCCGGTGGACGAGCGCTGGTGGGCACCGGCCGAGGCCCGGCGTCGGGCCCGGTTCCAGGTCTGCCTCGCCGACGGGGCCGCCCTACTGCTCGCCGTCGAGGCCGGCCAATGGCTGGTGGAGGCGATCTATGACTGA
- a CDS encoding SAV_6107 family HEPN domain-containing protein, protein MSTSPAQAPTVPAHVLPHRTPAQLLVVARHGLAEAARTRPDGLRYAAAHLAALRAAAALLAARARPTPARRSRITSVWVLLAAVAPELDEWAGYFAAGAGKRAAAEAGIPRVVTAREADDLLRAAEQFVAVVETALGLQPPLGGLFPSLRRGASDITPRPGAAAA, encoded by the coding sequence ATGTCGACCAGTCCGGCCCAGGCACCGACGGTGCCCGCGCACGTGCTGCCGCACCGCACCCCCGCCCAACTGCTCGTGGTGGCCCGCCACGGGCTGGCCGAGGCGGCCCGGACCCGCCCCGACGGCCTCCGGTACGCCGCCGCCCACCTCGCGGCGCTGCGCGCCGCCGCCGCCCTGCTCGCCGCCCGGGCCCGCCCCACGCCCGCCCGACGCAGCCGGATCACCAGCGTCTGGGTCCTGCTCGCCGCCGTCGCCCCCGAGCTCGACGAGTGGGCCGGCTACTTCGCCGCCGGGGCGGGTAAGCGGGCCGCCGCCGAGGCCGGCATCCCCCGGGTGGTCACCGCCCGGGAGGCCGACGACCTGCTCCGCGCCGCCGAGCAGTTCGTGGCCGTGGTGGAGACCGCCCTCGGCCTGCAACCGCCGCTCGGCGGTCTGTTTCCGTCACTCCGACGCGGCGCGTCTGACATCACGCCGCGACCCGGAGCGGCCGCCGCCTGA
- a CDS encoding ferredoxin reductase family protein — translation MTAAVADQRAVRRARPVAPAWWTDVAGSAAVLSLLAVTALWTADRGVQELLAGPATGLTSLGRLAGLVSADLMLVQVALMARVPLVERSFGQDRIARWHRLAGFTSVNLLLAHVALTTLGYAGTARQGVLAETWDLVVTYPGMLLATAALALLVLVAVTSVRAARRRLRYESWHLLHLYAYLGVALALPHQLWTGADFVGSAAARAYWWTVYLLTLASVLVYRLGLPAWRSLRHRVEVAAVVPEAPGITSVWLRGRDLHRLPVRAGQFLLWRFLDGPGWSRAHPYSLSAPPNRDLMRITVKDLGDGSARVATLRPGTRVLVEGPYGRLTGERWRGGGITMFACGVGITPLLALLWELPYAPGQAVLLYRARTPEDLAFRAELDRLAAERGLVVHHLVGPRARRPSWLPAYAEGMSDAEALRRLSPGVAAHDVFLCGPDGWVDAARAAARAAGVPDAHVHHESFAW, via the coding sequence GTGACCGCCGCCGTCGCCGACCAGCGGGCCGTACGCCGCGCCCGGCCGGTGGCTCCCGCCTGGTGGACCGACGTTGCCGGCAGCGCCGCGGTGCTCAGCCTGCTGGCCGTCACCGCCCTCTGGACCGCCGACCGGGGAGTGCAGGAGCTGCTGGCCGGCCCCGCCACCGGTCTCACCTCGCTCGGCCGGCTCGCCGGCCTGGTCAGCGCCGACCTGATGCTCGTCCAGGTGGCGCTGATGGCCCGGGTGCCGCTGGTCGAGCGGAGCTTCGGCCAGGACCGGATCGCCCGCTGGCACCGGCTGGCCGGCTTCACCTCCGTCAACCTGCTCCTCGCCCACGTGGCACTGACCACCCTCGGGTACGCCGGCACCGCCCGGCAGGGCGTGCTGGCCGAGACCTGGGACCTGGTCGTCACGTACCCCGGGATGCTGCTGGCCACCGCGGCGCTGGCACTGCTGGTGCTGGTGGCGGTGACCTCGGTCCGGGCGGCCCGGCGCCGGCTGCGCTACGAGTCCTGGCACCTGCTGCACCTGTACGCGTACCTCGGCGTCGCGCTGGCGCTGCCGCACCAGCTCTGGACCGGCGCCGACTTCGTCGGCTCGGCGGCCGCCCGCGCCTACTGGTGGACGGTCTACCTGCTGACGCTGGCCAGCGTGCTGGTCTACCGGCTCGGGCTGCCCGCCTGGCGCTCGCTGCGGCACCGGGTCGAGGTGGCCGCGGTGGTCCCCGAGGCCCCCGGGATCACCTCGGTCTGGCTGCGCGGACGCGACCTGCACCGGCTGCCCGTCCGGGCCGGGCAGTTCCTCCTCTGGCGGTTCCTGGACGGTCCCGGCTGGTCCCGGGCGCACCCGTACTCGCTGTCGGCGCCGCCGAACCGGGACCTGATGCGGATCACCGTCAAGGACCTCGGCGACGGCAGCGCCCGGGTGGCCACGCTGCGCCCCGGCACGAGGGTGCTGGTCGAGGGCCCGTACGGGCGGCTGACCGGGGAGCGCTGGCGCGGCGGCGGGATCACCATGTTCGCCTGCGGGGTCGGGATCACCCCGCTGCTGGCGCTGCTCTGGGAGCTGCCGTACGCCCCGGGGCAGGCGGTGCTGCTCTACCGCGCGCGTACCCCCGAGGACCTGGCCTTCCGGGCGGAGTTGGACCGGCTCGCCGCGGAACGCGGGCTGGTCGTGCACCACCTGGTCGGCCCGCGGGCGCGGCGCCCGTCCTGGCTGCCGGCGTACGCCGAGGGGATGTCCGACGCGGAGGCCCTGCGCCGGCTCTCCCCCGGTGTCGCCGCGCACGACGTCTTCCTCTGCGGCCCGGACGGCTGGGTCGACGCCGCCCGCGCCGCCGCCCGCGCCGCCGGGGTCCCCGACGCGCACGTCCATCACGAAAGCTTCGCCTGGTGA